The Uranotaenia lowii strain MFRU-FL unplaced genomic scaffold, ASM2978415v1 HiC_scaffold_48, whole genome shotgun sequence genome contains the following window.
atatcaatcaaagaaaaccagACAACGAAAAATTTATCATGCTACATCGAGgattgtttccaaattttgtcaatacaCCATTCGATTTGTTTTAACCCTATATAAAACTTACCGATAATAGGccttttttagttttctctacTAAACTATTTCGTCTTGCTGGTGCTTCATCCGATTTGGCTTTTAACACAAAACCGCCTCGAGCGTCGTCTATCCTATGTCGTTTCTCGGCAGGGTCTGGAATTTGAGATTGATTGCTATTACCTTCATTGCTCCTAAGAGATGTCATCGAAGCTCTGATAGATTTGGTCCTAAATCTTGCCGCCATGCCAAATGGTGCAGAGGTACGCACTCCATAGCCATGGCGCATTCCTCGTAACCATTGGCCTTGGTAGCTTCCTAGAAGATAAATAaagattattaaattttttgaaaacagtaTGAAACAAATTCGTTGAACCTCCGTCGGCATAAGTTTCTGATCCATATCCATCCTGTAGTCCGTTCGCCCAAGTGCCTTCATAGCGCGCTGTAGAAGATACACTTTGCCTCACACCATACCGCCCTTTAAAACCTTGCGTCCATTCACCTCTGTATATCCATCGACCTCTGGTTTCAACTCCAAGCCCATGTCTTTTACCGTTTTGCCAATGACCCTCATAGGAAGATCCACTGTAAGGAAgtagaaaacgaaaaaaaaacttcaagttaCTCAGTTCCTCTCTAGGGatttaaatgataaaacaaatacattcttgaattatTATGGTGGGTGTTATATTCTTTGAGGAATATTTCAAATGATTGTCATGATCTTTATCCAACCAGTTCACCATGTACAATttttatgtagaacaattactatcaattaatgattgttaactcggtt
Protein-coding sequences here:
- the LOC129760165 gene encoding junctophilin-1-like is translated as MASIGPDQGILNPASSDGHQKISGGRYDFEDGGTFCGGWEDNKAHGHGVCTGPKNQGAYFGAWHYGFEVSGIYTWPSGSSYEGHWQNGKRHGLGVETRGRWIYRGEWTQGFKGRYGVRQSVSSTARYEGTWANGLQDGYGSETYADGGSYQGQWLRGMRHGYGVRTSAPFGMAARFRTKSIRASMTSLRSNEGNSNQSQIPDPAEKRHRIDDARGGFVLKAKSDEAPARRNSLVEKTKKGLLSGLKIRKQRSTGDLEKRGTGSGSIRSTASISSWLSTESSQSGMTNK